From Xenopus tropicalis strain Nigerian chromosome 3, UCB_Xtro_10.0, whole genome shotgun sequence, the proteins below share one genomic window:
- the bhlhe41 gene encoding class E basic helix-loop-helix protein 41: protein MEEGIPSLQDRQLEPRDFLGMEYPHLFLCKPKRGLKRDESKETYKLPHRLIEKKRRDRINECIAQLKDLLPEHLKLTTLGHLEKAVVLELTLKHLKGLTSLTEQQHQKIMALQNGEHALKSPIQTDLDAFHSGFQTCAKEVLQYLSRFESWTSRDQRCTQLLNHLHTVSSQILSSSQLLLQSVPGGKGSSASPGRGGQKAENQTNCVPVIQRTHNLELNENDTDTDSGYGGEGEKAEGRSDGQSSSGVKSQGGNSLTIKQEPMEEPSPKRFKPEFPGRGVTGPNAEPAVRPDAALLNSLMAFGGAPFGQQAPFCLPFYFISPSAAAAAAYMPFLDKGSLEKYLYPAAAAAAAATPIPLLYPGIPGQASGTFPCLSSVLSPEKMAACSSALLPELPSPPFQTGPAMDRGLTEELREPLEGLLPPSKEN from the exons ATGGAGGAAGGGATCCCCAGCTTGCAGGACAGGCAGCTGGAACCCAGGGATTTTCTGGG AATGGAGTACCCCCATCTGTTCCTGTGCAAACCCAAGAGAGGTCTCAAACGTGATGAGAGCAAG GAGACCTACAAACTGCCCCACCGGCTGATCGAGAAGAAGCGGCGAGACCGGATTAATGAATGTATCGCTCAGCTGAAGGATCTCCTTCCCGAACATCTCAAACTGACA ACTTTGGGGCACTTGGAAAAAGCCGTCGTTTTGGAGTTAACTTTGAAACACTTGAAAGGTCTGACGTCCCTGACTGAGCAGCAGCATCAGAAAATTATGGCTTTGCAGAACG GGGAGCACGCCCTTAAGTCCCCCATCCAGACGGATTTGGATGCTTTCCATTCCGGGTTCCAGACCTGTGCCAAAGAAGTTCTGCAGTACCTGTCCCGGTTTGAAAGCTGGACCTCTAGAGACCAAAGATGCACCCAGCTCCTGAATCATCTCCACACCGTGTCCAGCCAGATCCTCTCCAGCTCTCAGCTTCTGCTTCAGTCCGTGCCCGGCGGCAAAGGCTCCTCGGCTTCTCCTGGCCGCGGGGGGCAGAAAGCGGAGAACCAGACCAACTGCGTTCCCGTCATACAGAGGACGCACAACCTGGAGTTAAATGAGAACGACACGGACACTGACAGCGGCTATGGAGGCGAAGGGGAGAAGGCAGAGGGCAGGTCCGACGGACAAAGTAGCAGCGGGGTAAAAAGCCAAGGGGGCAACAGTCTGACCATCAAACAAGAGCCAATGGAGGAGCCATCACCTAAAAGGTTTAAGCCGGAGTTTCCCGGTAGGGGGGTGACGGGTCCCAATGCTGAACCTGCTGTCAGACCAGATGCTGCTCTGCTGAACTCTCTGATGGCATTCGGGGGTGCCCCTTTTGGACAGCAAGCCCCTTTCTGTTTGCCCTTTTATTTCATCTCACCCTCGGCAGCTGCTGCGGCTGCCTACATGCCCTTTTTAGACAAGGGCAGTTTGGAGAAATACCTCTACCCAGCAGCGGCGGCGGCAGCGGCGGCCACCCCCATCCCATTACTGTACCCAGGGATCCCCGGGCAGGCGTCAGGCACATTCCCATGTTTGTCCTCCGTGCTGTCTCCGGagaagatggctgcctgttcctCGGCCCTGTTACCTGAACTCCCTTCACCTCCCTTCCAAACTGGACCTGCCATGGACAGGGGGCTGACCGAGGAGCTACGGGAACCTTTGGAAGGCCTTTTGCCACCTTCCAAGGAAAACTGA